In the genome of Deinococcus fonticola, the window GGGGTCGGTTTTCACGGGGGCTTCCACCGCTACGGCGACCACGCCATTTTTCACGGCGACGCTGTTGGCGGCTTTGCCGTAGGCGGCAAGGGAAATACTTTTCACGAATACAGGTTTGGTCACGTCCGCCAGGTTCAGCACGTCGAGGCTGCCGGTGTTGCCATTCACGGTGAACAGTTGCCGGCTGGTCTTGTCGAAGGCGCTGATTTCGGCAATGCCCTTGTCGAATGCGAACGGTTCGGCCTGCCAGCGCCCGGTGAGGGCCAGTTTACCGCTGTCCTGCACGGTGTAGATGGTGACGCTGCCGCTGACCTCATGGCTGGCGACCAGCAGCGGCTTCCCGCTGGGGCTGTCACTGGCGGGAATGAACAGCACCCCTTCGGGCGCGAGGTCGCCGGCGCTGCCGCTCTTGGCGTCGGCAGTGGGCGTGATGTGGTGCGCGTAATCGACAAAGGCCGGTTTGTCGGGTGTGCTGACATCCATGACCATAATGCCGCCCATGCGCTCCAGGCCGACAAAAGCTAGGGTCTTGCCGTTCACGGTGCCGACGGTCACGCCTTCGGGCTCGGGGCCTTTGTTGTCGCTGCGTCCGTCGAAGGTGCTGGTGGTTCCCTCGCTGTTGAAGGTGGTGGGGGCCAGTTCGGCCATTTTCTTCTCGATCAGGTCGCCCGTGTCGGCCACCAGGGTACCGCCGGCGTCCCACACGCTGAGGCTGCGGGCGCCGAACGCCACCAGCTGGTCGGCATCTCCGTCGCCGTCGGTGTCGGCGTCTACGCTGCTGACGGTCAGGCGGCCTAAAGCGGTGTCTTTCTGCAAGTCAGCGGCGTTGGGGAATTTCGTGGCGTCCAGTTTCAGTTTCGCCACGCGCACCTCGTCACTGAAGCCGTCGTAGTCGCGGCTGTCGCCCTCGTTGGCGGTCAGCAGGTACGTTTTGCCGCCAATGTCGATGCTGGCAATGGCGTCGGGCATGTAAGCGCCGTACACGGGCCAGTTCTGGATGTTGATCTTCGTGTCCTTGTCGCTGGCGTCCAGGGCGTTCCCGGCCCTGCTGTGGTCTTTCAGGCCCAGCGGCTTCACGCCCGTGATTTCGCCTTTCGTCAGGTCGATGGTGGCGATGGCGTTGCTTTCCTGCAAGGTCACGTAGGCCGCCTTGCTGTCACTGCTGACGGTGATGTACTCCGGCTCGGCATCCAGTGAGAACTGCTTGCTCTTGCCGGGGCGGGTGGTCACCTTGCCGTCGAACGCCTTGAAGTCCAGCGTCGTGACTTTCGGCAGTTCGGGCGCAGGGGCGGGCTGACAGGCAGCGAGAGCGGCGGAAATTACGAGTGCGGCAGGCATCCATTTTCTCATCCGTGACACTGTGCCGTCATCACGTCAAGGCGGTGTGGCGCTTTCGTCAACGGAAGGTCAGGCCGGGAACAGGCAAAAACGCCGCAGAGGCCCCGAAGCTTCTCCGGCGTTTCAACGTGATGACGCTAAGCTGGTGTGCTGACGCTCAGCTGGTCTTGTCCGGAACGGCGCAGCTTCCGTCCTGGCAGCCCTCGGCGTCGTCTGCACCCAGCATGCTCAGGGGACTGGGGTTGGTTTCGGCCCACACCTGCGTGAGCGCCTGCGTGAACACCTCGGGGTTCTGGGCGCCGCTGACACCGTACTTGCCGCCCAGCACGAAGAACGGCACGCCCGTGATGCCGTAGGCCTGCGCCTGCTGCTCGTCGGCGCGCACCGCCTGGGCATACTGACCTGACTCCAGCGCGGCGCGGGCTTCATCGGCGTTCAGGCCGATGCCGGCGGCCAGTTCTGCCAGGACATCCACTTCCGAGAGGTTCAGGCCCTGCGTGAAGTGGGCGTGGAGCAGGCGTTCTTTCATCTGCGGCCCGTGGCCCCGTGCGGCGGCAAAGTGAATCAGTTGATGGCTCAGGAAGGTGTTCACCTGCTGCAGGGCGCCGAAGTCGTACTGGAGTCCCTCGCCGGCGGCGGCCTGGGCCACGCCGTCCACCATCTGCTGCGCCTGCGCCAGCGTTCGGCCGTATTTGTGCGCGAGGTGCTGGGCAACAGATTGGGAGTTGTGCTTTGCCGCGCCTGGGTCAAGCTCGAAGCTGTGGTACACGATTTCTACGTTGTCGCGCTGGGCGAAGCTGTCCAGCGCCTGCTCGAAGCGCCGTTTGCCGATGTAACACCACGGGCAGGCGATGTCCGACCAGATGTCCACGCGGATTTTCTCAGGACTGGAAGCGAAGGTAGTCATCTTAATATCATAAAGCACTTTATAAAATAAATCAAGAGAAGGCGGGCACCTTTTCCTGAGCCACTTGGCGTATGCGGATTGGCCCTGTTTTTCATACGCTGGTAGGATGCCGGCCCCTTCCTCTTCCCCACTGCTCGTCCTGCGTTCTTACCTGGGGCCGCTCAAATGGGCGGTGCTGACGCTGGCCCTGCTGCTGCTCACGGGCACGGGCCTGAACCTGTACCTGCCGCAGATTCTGGGCCGTTTCGTGGACAACGCCAAACTGGGCGCGGGGGCGGACATCGCGCTGCTGTCGCGCCTGGCCTTTCTATACATCGCGCTGGCGGTGGGCGTGCAACTGCTGATGGCCGCCGCCACCTACGTGGGCGCGAGGGTCGGCTGGACGGCCACCAACCGCCTGCGGGCCGACCTGACCGCGCACCTGCTGTCGCTGGACATGCGCGAACACAAGGAACGCACCCCCGGCGAGATGATCGAACGCATCGACGGGGACGTGACGGCCCTCAGCAACTTCTTCTCGCAGTTCGCGGTGCGGGTGTTCGGGGCGGCGCTGCTGCTGCTGGGCGCTGTGTTCATGTTCTACCGGATCAACGTGTGGGTGGGCCTGGGCGTTACCGCCTTCGTGGTCATTACGCTCAGCATGATGAACCGGGTGCGCGAAGCGGGCGTGGAACCCACCCGCCTGGAACGCGAGGCCAGCGC includes:
- a CDS encoding choice-of-anchor I family protein, with the protein product MPAALVISAALAACQPAPAPELPKVTTLDFKAFDGKVTTRPGKSKQFSLDAEPEYITVSSDSKAAYVTLQESNAIATIDLTKGEITGVKPLGLKDHSRAGNALDASDKDTKINIQNWPVYGAYMPDAIASIDIGGKTYLLTANEGDSRDYDGFSDEVRVAKLKLDATKFPNAADLQKDTALGRLTVSSVDADTDGDGDADQLVAFGARSLSVWDAGGTLVADTGDLIEKKMAELAPTTFNSEGTTSTFDGRSDNKGPEPEGVTVGTVNGKTLAFVGLERMGGIMVMDVSTPDKPAFVDYAHHITPTADAKSGSAGDLAPEGVLFIPASDSPSGKPLLVASHEVSGSVTIYTVQDSGKLALTGRWQAEPFAFDKGIAEISAFDKTSRQLFTVNGNTGSLDVLNLADVTKPVFVKSISLAAYGKAANSVAVKNGVVAVAVEAPVKTDPGKVALLNPDGTEKAPAITVGALPDMLTFTPDGKYLLVANEGEPSDDYSIDPAGSVSIINVSEALKK
- a CDS encoding DsbA family oxidoreductase — encoded protein: MTTFASSPEKIRVDIWSDIACPWCYIGKRRFEQALDSFAQRDNVEIVYHSFELDPGAAKHNSQSVAQHLAHKYGRTLAQAQQMVDGVAQAAAGEGLQYDFGALQQVNTFLSHQLIHFAAARGHGPQMKERLLHAHFTQGLNLSEVDVLAELAAGIGLNADEARAALESGQYAQAVRADEQQAQAYGITGVPFFVLGGKYGVSGAQNPEVFTQALTQVWAETNPSPLSMLGADDAEGCQDGSCAVPDKTS